In Paenibacillus sp. 1781tsa1, one DNA window encodes the following:
- a CDS encoding FtsW/RodA/SpoVE family cell cycle protein, translated as MVRMLKKMDGVILFIMLLLMIISVFAIYSGTQTDAHLASHHVKTIYFYVAGFIAVLVIGLVNYKLYVKYAFYLYGLGIILLILANVLGSSINNANGWLKLGDNFSFQPAELFKMILILFLAHLIVKRQRGTLKFWRDIVPIGCWAFIPFALVMAQNDLGNALGYVVILAAVFWIGNMRLKHALIALAIVGVTFFGFVKAYTFYHDEVFTFLEKIKREHWAERIDPWLVPEKATSKASWHTKNAGLAIGSGGIIGKGYLQGTSVQSGRVPYTYSDSIFVVIAEEFGFVGASVLILLYFILIQRMVWIALSCRDRAGPVIIVGIIGMLLYQVFENVGAFLGLMPLTGITLPFISYGGTSLLINMACIGVVMSIKLYGQEEEDELLMGEQQPRLSERLWNMLKKEKSAV; from the coding sequence ATGGTGAGAATGTTGAAAAAGATGGACGGTGTGATTCTCTTCATCATGCTGTTGCTCATGATTATTAGTGTATTTGCAATTTACAGCGGAACGCAAACAGATGCTCACCTGGCGAGTCACCATGTCAAAACGATTTATTTCTATGTGGCTGGATTCATTGCGGTGCTTGTCATCGGGCTTGTGAATTACAAGTTATACGTGAAATATGCGTTTTATTTGTATGGGTTGGGAATTATACTATTGATCCTGGCCAATGTACTGGGCAGTTCGATCAATAATGCCAACGGCTGGCTGAAGCTGGGCGACAACTTTTCTTTTCAACCGGCAGAGCTGTTCAAGATGATTCTGATTCTTTTCCTTGCCCATTTGATTGTGAAGAGACAACGAGGCACGCTGAAATTTTGGAGAGATATTGTGCCGATTGGCTGCTGGGCGTTTATTCCATTTGCTCTGGTTATGGCTCAGAATGATCTGGGAAATGCGCTGGGGTACGTGGTGATTCTGGCTGCGGTATTCTGGATCGGCAATATGAGGCTGAAGCACGCATTGATTGCACTGGCGATTGTGGGAGTGACCTTCTTTGGCTTTGTTAAAGCCTATACGTTCTATCATGATGAAGTGTTCACCTTTCTTGAAAAGATAAAAAGGGAACATTGGGCGGAACGGATTGATCCTTGGTTGGTACCAGAAAAGGCTACCTCCAAAGCTTCCTGGCATACGAAAAATGCAGGTTTAGCCATCGGATCAGGGGGCATCATCGGCAAGGGTTATTTGCAAGGAACATCCGTTCAGAGTGGACGAGTTCCCTATACGTATTCGGATTCCATTTTTGTCGTGATCGCAGAGGAGTTTGGCTTTGTCGGTGCATCCGTACTGATTCTGTTGTACTTTATTCTGATTCAACGGATGGTGTGGATTGCTCTGAGTTGCAGAGATCGCGCGGGACCCGTCATCATTGTAGGTATTATCGGAATGTTGTTGTATCAGGTGTTTGAGAATGTGGGGGCGTTCCTCGGGCTGATGCCGCTCACAGGCATTACGTTGCCATTCATCAGTTACGGGGGCACCTCCCTGCTCATCAACATGGCTTGTATTGGTGTGGTCATGAGCATTAAGTTGTATGGTCAGGAGGAAGAGGATGAACTTCTCATGGGGGAGCAGCAACCTCGGTTATCGGAACGTTTATGGAATATGCTCAAGAAAGAGAAAAGTGCTGTGTAA
- a CDS encoding FtsW/RodA/SpoVE family cell cycle protein, translating into MLHKFKKIDYSIVFILVILMVISILSIYSTTFGRPRLEGLPKDAVFYYIVGFIVFFGMSMINYKFIIKNYLYIYGVGMLLLIFVMFFGKEYYGAKGWLSIFGVSLQPAELFKLCLIVFLSALLARKKNRPLYFGRDVIPISLCVLPPLLLVLLQNDLGNALSYVIILVGLLWIGNIKFTHALIGFMIAVAAFIGGTQAYIHYHDEIVKFLNDIGRSHWADRFDPWLVPELTSRDVLWQTYNAKLAIGSGGITGKGYLEGTTIQSNRVPLAYADSIFVQIGEEFGFIGASVLLLLYFILIHRLVLIALECKDRAGPYLIVGIIAMLLYQIFVNIGPFIGLMPLTGITLPFISSGGTSIMINMISMGIVMSIKVHTEENEDILGSAEQPSITDLVMKLLRRKPSQQEQ; encoded by the coding sequence ATGCTGCACAAATTTAAAAAGATAGATTATTCTATCGTGTTTATACTGGTTATTCTGATGGTTATCAGTATTTTGTCGATTTACAGTACAACGTTTGGTCGTCCGAGGCTGGAGGGACTCCCGAAAGATGCGGTGTTTTATTACATTGTGGGATTCATAGTATTTTTTGGGATGTCCATGATTAACTATAAATTTATAATCAAAAATTATTTATATATCTATGGCGTGGGTATGCTGCTGCTCATTTTCGTGATGTTCTTTGGTAAAGAGTATTACGGTGCAAAAGGTTGGCTGTCCATCTTCGGGGTCAGTTTGCAGCCTGCTGAATTGTTCAAGCTATGTCTGATTGTGTTTTTATCGGCCCTTTTGGCCCGAAAGAAGAATCGTCCGCTTTATTTCGGACGTGATGTTATTCCGATCTCACTCTGTGTTCTGCCACCGTTACTACTCGTATTGCTGCAAAATGACTTGGGAAATGCGCTAAGCTATGTGATCATTCTTGTGGGCCTGTTATGGATTGGCAACATTAAATTCACACATGCCCTCATTGGCTTTATGATTGCTGTGGCTGCTTTTATCGGTGGTACGCAGGCGTATATTCATTATCATGATGAGATTGTAAAATTCCTGAATGACATTGGACGTTCGCACTGGGCGGATCGTTTTGACCCCTGGCTTGTACCAGAGCTGACCTCAAGAGATGTACTCTGGCAGACGTATAATGCGAAGCTTGCGATAGGTTCTGGCGGTATTACGGGCAAAGGATATCTGGAAGGCACAACGATTCAGTCGAATCGGGTGCCGCTGGCCTATGCAGACTCGATCTTTGTACAGATCGGGGAGGAATTTGGCTTCATCGGTGCCTCAGTATTGCTTCTCCTATACTTTATCCTGATTCACAGGCTGGTGCTGATTGCACTGGAGTGTAAGGATCGCGCCGGACCTTATCTTATTGTAGGTATTATAGCGATGCTGCTCTACCAGATCTTTGTCAATATTGGTCCGTTCATTGGTCTGATGCCATTGACAGGGATTACGCTGCCGTTTATCAGTTCGGGTGGTACCTCCATTATGATCAACATGATCAGTATGGGGATTGTGATGAGTATCAAGGTTCACACGGAAGAAAACGAGGATATTCTTGGCTCTGCGGAACAACCGAGTATTACCGATTTGGTGATGAAATTGCTAAGACGCAAGCCATCCCAGCAGGAACAATAA